From the Solanum lycopersicum chromosome 10, SLM_r2.1 genome, one window contains:
- the LOC101254848 gene encoding D-3-phosphoglycerate dehydrogenase 1, chloroplastic-like — MAASASSAINLSIKPSHTSLSWKTHLSSTSALAVSPLSGHRHYPRFVIYAVGDKPTVLVAEKLGEAGVNLLKEFADVDCSYNLTPEELCNKISLCDALIVRSGTKVSREVFESSGGRLKVVGRAGVGIDNVDLAAATEHGCLVVNAPTANTVAAAEHGISLLTAMARNVAQADASVKAGKWLRNKYVGVSLVGKTLAVMGFGKVGSEVARRAKGLGMHVIAHDPYAPADRARAIGVELVSFDKAIASADFISLHMPLTPATNKVLNDETFAKMKKGVRIVNVARGGVIDEDALVRALDAGIVAQAALDVFTVEPPKDSKLVQHENVTATPHLGASTMEAQEGVAIEIAEAVVGALNGELAATAVNAPMVPAEVLSELKPFVALAEKLGRLAVQLVAGGSGVKSVKVTYGSARGPDDLDTRLLRAMITKGLIEPISSSFVNLVNADFTAKQRGLRIAEQRSLLNGSPESPLEFIQVQISSVESKFASALSDSGEIRVEGRVKDGIPHLTKVGSFEVDVSLEGSIILCRQVDQPGMIGKVGSILSEGNVNVSFMSVGRVAPRKHAVMAIGVDDQPSNEILKRIGEIPAVEEFVYLKI, encoded by the exons ATGGCGGCATCTGCTTCTTCTGCTATCAATCTCTCCATCAAACCCTCACATACCTCTCTCTCATGGAAAACTCATCTCTCTTCTACCTCCGCCTTAGCCGTTTCTCCTCTCTCCGGCCACCGTCATTATCCGCGTTTCGTTATCTACGCTGTGGGAGATAAACCGACGGTTCTCGTAGCTGAAAAACTCGGTGAGGCAGGGGTCAATCTCCTTAAGGAATTTGCTGATGTTGATTGTTCTTATAACCTGACTCCTGAGGAGCTCTGTAATAAGATCTCATTGTGTGATGCGTTGATTGTGAGGAGTGGTACGAAGGTGAGCAGAGAGGTATTTGAGTCATCTGGTGGACGGCTTAAAGTTGTTGGACGTGCTGGTGTTGGTATTGATAATGTCGATCTTGCAGCCGCGACTGAGCATGGATGTCTTGTTGTAAATGCCCCGACTGCTAATACTGTTGCTGCTGCTGAGCATGGAATCTCGTTACTCACAGCTATGGCTCGAAATGTTGCTCAGGCGGATGCTTCCGTGAAAGCTG GGAAATGGCTGAGAAACAAATATGTTGGTGTCTCATTAGTTGGCAAAACACTTGCTGTGATGGGTTTTGGAAAGGTTGGATCAGAAGTCGCCAGGCGAGCTAAGGGGCTTGGCATGCATGTTATTGCTCATGATCCATATGCCCCTGCTGATCGTGCACGTGCCATTGGGGTGGAGCTCGTTAGCTTTGATAAAGCCATTGCTTCTGCAGATTTTATCTCACTTCACATGCCCCTTACTCCTGCAACTAACAAGGTCCTAAATGATGAAACTTTTGCAAAGATGAAAAAGGGAGTACGAATTGTAAACGTTGCTCGTGGGGGAGTGATTGATGAAGATGCTTTGGTCAGGGCACTTGATGCAGGAATTGTGGCACAG GCGGCACTTGATGTTTTCACCGTGGAGCCACCAAAGGACAGTAAGTTGGTTCAACATGAGAATGTGACTGCAACTCCTCATCTTGGTGCTAGTACTATGGAAGCTCAG GAAGGAGTGGCCATTGAGATAGCAGAAGCTGTTGTTGGAGCTTTGAATGGAGAGCTTGCAGCTACTGCTGTCAATGCTCCAATGGTGCCTGCTGAG GTTCTCTCTGAGCTGAAGCCTTTTGTTGCACTGGCTGAAAAACTTGGTAGACTTGCTGTCCAACTAGTGGCAGGTGGAAGTGGTGTGAAATCAGTGAAAGTAACTTATGGTTCAGCTAGAGGACCTGATGATCTTGACACGAGATTGCTTCGGGCGATGATAACCAAGGGATTGATTGAGCCTATTTCCAGTTCTTTTGTGAACTTGGTAAATGCAGATTTCACAGCTAAACAGAGGGGACTGAGAATAGCTGAACAAAGATCTCTTCTAAATGGTTCTCCAGAAAGTCCACTCGAATTCATTCAGGTTCAGATTTCCAGTGTGGAGTCCAAGTTTGCCAGTGCTCTTTCCGACTCTGGAGAGATTAGAGTGGAGGGGAGAGTTAAAGATGGAATCCCTCATTTGACAAAAGTTGGATCTTTTGAAGTGGATGTGAGCTTAGAGGGCAGCATCATTCTGTGCAGACAGGTTGATCAGCCCGGAATGATTGGAAAGGTGGGTAGCATCTTGTCTGAGGGGAATGTGAACGTAAGCTTCATGAGCGTTGGAAGGGTTGCTCCAAGGAAGCATGCTGTTATGGCTATTGGGGTGGATGACCAACCAAGCAATGAGATATTGAAGAGGATTGGTGAAATTCCTGCTGTTGAGGAGTTTGTTTACCTAAAGATATAG